ACGGTCTGGCCGCAGCGTGCCGTTGGCCATAGCAGCCACGGACTGGTACCAGCCCAAGAGACGATCTACAGCCTGGTCCGGCCGGTCATCGCCGGCGCGCGCCTCGAGACACTCCGCGGCGAAGGACCGGACCAGGTCATGCATAGTCAGGTAACGATCGCCGGTCTCGGTGACCAGGTGCAGCGCGATCATGTTGTCGAGGCTTCGCTGCACGACAGACAGCGGGAGCGCCGCGAGCGCCGCTACCAGCTCCGGCCGCATCCGCCGGCCGGGGTGGACCGCGAGCAGGCGAAAGAGCCGGGCGTCGTCGGCTGACAGGGTCGCGTAGGCGTTCGCCAGCACTGAGCGGACACTGCGCGCGTCGCCGTCGATGGCGAACCCGTCGAGCGACGCACCTCCCCGGGAGAGATCGGCAGCCAGGCCCTCGACCGTCAGGGACGTCTCCGCCACCAACCGCGCGGCGAGGATCCGCAAGGCCAGCGGCATCCCACCGCACAGATCGAGCAGGCGTTCCAATGCCCGACTGGCGGCCGCCGACGCTGGCTCGGTGGCGCCGAGGAGAACCGACCGGCTCTCTTCGCGGCTCAGTCCTTCCAGCGCGAGGCCCTTGACGGCCAAATGGGTGTGCAGTGCCGCCATGTTGTTACGGCTGGTCACGACCAGTTGCGTGCCGCCGCCGGGCGGGACGGCCGGCAACACCTGATCGATGGTGCCAGCGTTGTCGAGGACGATGAGTGCCTTCTTGTCGGCGATGGCCGAGCGGTACAGGGCGATCCGTCTCTCCAGCGTGGCGGGTATCTTCTGCGGCGGCAGGTTCAGGCTCTCCAGGATGTGCGCGAGCACGCCGCCCGGCGATCGGCTGGCATCCGTGCTGTGCCCGCGGAGGTCGAGGAATATGTGACCGTCCGGGAAGCGCTCCTGGGCCTGGTGGGCCCACCGCGCGACGAGTGAAGTCTTGCCCATGCCCGCCGCGCCGGCCACCACGAGCACCTGCGCCTGCCCGCAGTGCTGCTCGAGCAGTGTCAGCGCGTCGTGCCGGCCTGTGAAGGAGCCGTCTGGTGGAGGAATCTGCCTCGGTACCGGCGGCATGGCGGCGGAGAGGACCGGCGGCGGGACGGCCGCCACCGTCTCGTACGCCGCGGGGCCCAACAAGGCCGGGTCGTTCTGCAGAATGCGTTTGTGTAGTTCCTGCAGCTCTGGGCCAGGGTCGATGCCTAGCTCGTCATTCAGCAGGGTGCGCACTTTCTGGTAGGCATGCAGCGCGTCCGTCTGCCGGCCCGTGCGGTACAGCGCTGTCATGAACAGCCCGGTGAGCTGCTCGCGGAACGGGAACTCGGCGACGAGCGCGGCAAGCTCCGTCACCACCCGACCGTGTAGGCCGGCCTGCAGCTCCAAGCGCATGCAGTGTTCCCAGACCGCGGGCCGCTCCTCGTTGATGAGCAGCGCGTTCCCCTGGATGGCCCGGCTGTCGATGCCGGCGAAGGCAGGAGCACGCCACAGTCCCAGCGCTTGCCGTAATCTCGCGACGGCCGCCAGCAGATCACTGGCCTCGGCGAGCGCGCTGGCTTGGGTGACCATGTCGCGGAAGAGGTACAGGTCGATCTGGTCCAGGTCCACGTCGAGGGAGTAGCCGGCCCGGGCGGTACGAAGGACCTCTTTAGCCGCGGCCACCCCGGCGCCCAGCCACGCCTGCCGCAACTGTGACGCTGTGTTCTGCACCTGTCGTTCCGCGGAGGCGGGCGGTTCGCCGTCCCAGAGTGCCTCGGCAAGCGCACCGATCGATACGAGGGTGTTCGGGCTCAGCAGTAAGCGCGCAAGGAAACGCTCCTGCCGGGGCGGGAGCGCGGGGAGCCGGCGCGCGGACGCCCATACCTCCAGGTTGCCGAGCACTTTGAAGTTCATCCACCACGCCCCCGACAGATACAGTCCTACGCCCGCCGCGCGGAGGATCTGTCGAACGATTCCCGTTCGTTCCCTTGCCGGCTACCCCCGCGTCGCTTCCGCCTTTGAAAGCTCTCCAGCGTCTACCAGCCGCGCGACCGCCATTCGGGGAGCGACGGCCGTTCAGCGCCGAGCGTGGTGTCTGCACCGTGTCCCGGATAAACCCAGGTGTCGTCCGGCAACTTGTCGAAGATCTTGCCCTCGACATCCTGGAACAGGGTGGTGAAGGCGTCGGGATCACCGAAGGTGTTTCCCACCCCGCCGGGGAACAGCGAGTCACCGGTGAACAGATGGGGATGGCCGTCCGGGTCGTCAAACAGCAATGCGACGCCGCCAGGGGTGTGACCGGTCAGCCGGATCACCCGCAACTCGAACGCGCCGCAGGTGATGACGTCGCCGTCATGCAGCAGAATGTCTGTGGGGACAGCGATAGCCGGTGCGTCGGGCTCTCCGGTGTAGGTCGTAGCGCCAGTGGCATCGACCACTGCGGCAAGCGCGTGCTCCCAGTGATCCCAATGTTGGTGCGTGGTTACGACGGCGTCGAGGCGACGGTCGCAGAAGTCGAGCAGAACTTCCGGCTCGTTGGCCGCGTCGATCATGAGCTGCTTGCCGGTCGATCGACAGCGCAGCAGGTAGCAGTTGTTGTCACCAGGCCCCACGGAGATCTTGCTGATGGTCAGCGCGGAAAGCTCGCGAAACCCTGGAGCCACACCGGAGTATCCCGTCATGTCCTAAGCTTGTCGTTTAACCTGCCGGGTCTGTCGATGTGACCCTGGTTGATCATGGGGGCAGCCCTTGCGTGATCATGGTTCTTGCGAAGGAGCCATGATCACGCAACAAGGGCTGCGGTGATCAGTGTGAACGATGCCGGTCGGCGTGCCGCGTTCGGGGAGTTGTCGGAGTTCCGGCAGGAGTTCTACCGGTCTCTGCGCCGCCGGGCGGACGCGTTGTTCGAGCTCACGGATTCGGTGTTGTGCACCGACGGGCCGGTCACCAGCTTGGTCGGGTTGTCACTGGCGGCGGAGCATCGTCGCGGTCACGGCGCGTTGTACGACGCGGTGAACAGCGGCGTTGTCGAGGTGGACCGGTTGCGGCGGGCGCTGGTCGGGCTGCCGTTGCCACGTGACCGCGACGGCCGGATCGTGCTGACGGTCGATGTCAGCCCGTGGTTGCGGCCCGACGCCGCGACCGCGGAGGCGCGCTCGTTCTGTCACGTGTACGGCCGTGGCCGTAACGCCGCGCAGATGATCCCGGGCTGGGCGTACTCGTTTGTCGCCGCGCTGGAGACTGGGCGTTCGTCCTGGACCGCGGTGCTGGATGCGGTGCGGATAGGGCCGATCGAGGATGCCACCGAGGTGACCGCCGGGCAGGTTCGGGAGGTCGTCAACCGGCTTCGTGAGCACGGGCGGTGGTGTGACGGCGACCCGAGGGTGCTGATCGTGTTCGACGCCGGCTACGACGTGACCCGTCTGGCCTGGCTGCTGCGCGACCTGCCTGTGGATCTCGTGGGGCGGCTGCGTTCGGACCGGGTGCTCTACCTACCCGCCGCGGCTTCGGCGCCGGGGCGGGTCGGACGCCCGGCCCGGCACGGCGAGGTCCTCGACCTCGACCAACCGGAAGATCATCCGGACCCTGCCGTGGCCACGGTCACCGAGACCCTCCGCTACGGTACGGCGTTCGCCGACGCATGGGACCGAACCCACCCGAGGCTGACCCGCCGTGGCGGGTGGGCTGAGCATGCGGGACCGCTACCGATCATCGAGGGCACCGTCATCCGGCTGTGCGTGGACCGGCTGCCCGGTGACCGCAATCCGAAACCGGTGTGGTTGTGGGCCTGCGCGACCGGGCTGAGCGCGTCGGAGGTGCACCGAATCTGGCAGGCGCACCTGCGTCGTTTCGATGTGGAGCACACGTTCAGGCTGTTCAAGCAGACCCTCGGATGGACCCGGCCCCGGCTGCGGGATCCGCGAGCCGCCGACCGGTGGACCTGGCTGATCATCGCCGCGCACACCCAACTACGGTTGGCCCGCGATCTGGCCACCGACCTGCGTCGTCCCTGGGAGCGTCCGCCGACCAAAACCGGACGGCTGACCCCGGCCCGCGTCCGGCGCGGATTTCCGAACCTCCACCCGAAACTCGCCCAGCCGACCAGCGCACCGAAACCCACCCGACCAGGCCCAGGACGCCCGCCAGGCTCCCGGAACAAGCACGTCAGACCACACCCGCCGGTCGGCAAGACCCAACACCAGAACGCGACGACCAATCACAACAAGCCACAAAAGGTTTAATCACAAGCTAAGAGTACCGATGCCGATCTAGGTGGGCGCCCGTGGTCAACGATCCGCATCGATCACAGTGTGTCCTGGTTCGGCACCCGCAGTCAGACCCTCGCCTGCCGAAAGGCCCGCCCTGCTCTGGACGCGAGTACCTGCGGTGGTCATGATCCAGTTTTGTCGGATGTCTTCACGTGCGGCGGCGCGTCACCGCCATGGGGAGGTAGGCGGACCTCTGCCTGCGTACAGGTGCAGCAGGGCTGCTAATACTGCAACGGCGGGTCGTGACTTATGGCGGTTTGAGTCGTTTGCGGTAGTGGGCGGCTCGGGCTTGTTCCTGGCGGCGACGGCGGAAGTCGGACCAGTGCAGGATGTGGTCGGCTCGACGGCGGGTGGTCAGGACGAGGTGGGCGAACAGGCGGCGGATTTCGTTGCTGCTCAGCGGGATCTGGCTGCGCTCGTTTGCGGTGGTGCCCCCTTTGCGGCTTCGAGGGCGCGGGTGACGACGAGGAACGCGGCGGCGGCCATCGCGAGGGTGATGTGGGCGTACCAGGCGTCGTAGCGGCGGACCTGGTACTGGTCCAGGCCGACCTCGTTCTTCGCGGTCTGGAACGATTCCTCCACCGACCAACGGCTACCGGCGACCCGCACCAGGTCGCGTAGTCGGGTGCCGCGGGGGCCGAAGCAGACGTAGTAGGCGATGTCGCCGGGATCCGTGATCGAGCGTCGGGCCAGGACCCAGCCGCGGCGGCCGTGGGCAAAGGTGCGGCGGATCGGCAGCCGAGCCCAGTCGTAGCGGCGCGGCCCGTGCGCGCCGTCACCACACGACAGTCGTTGCCACGCGCCCGCACGCACCCTGCCGATCAGCTCGTCGACACCGGTGGTGGTGTGCAGCCCGGAGGGCACCCGATCGTCGCGTCGGGTGGCCATCACGTACGCGATGTCCCGATCCTCCAACCAGCCCCGCAGGCCAGGGTTCTGCCCGTAGGCCTCATCGGCCGTGAACCACGAAAACGGCACCCCCGCGGTGACCGCCCGCTCCAGCATGGCCTGCGCCTGCTGCGGCTTGGTCGCGAACCCGACGGCGTCCGGGATCGCCGAGCGCCGGCACCGGTCCCGATCACCGGTCCACGACTTCGGCAGGTACAACTCCCGATCGATCAACGCCCGACCCCGCGGCGTGGCGTAGCACAGGAACGTGCCGATCTGGCAGTTCTCGGTCTTGCCCGCCGTACCCGAATACTGCCGTTGGACCCCCGCCGACGCACGGCCCTTCTTGACGAACCCCGTCTCGTCAGCGATGAGCACCCCGGCCGCATCGCCGATCTGGTCCACCACGTAATCGCGCACGTCATCGCGGACCGCGTCCCGGTCCCACGCCGCGCTGCACAGCATGCCCTGCAACCCGTCCGGCGACACATGCCCAGCCTGCTCCGCGAGGGTCCAGCCGTTACGCCGCTCCAACGGTGCCAGTAGCCCCCGCACATACGCCCATGCCCGCCGCCGCGGCTCCACCCGCTCAAACCGATGCGCGAACCGGAAGAACAACTCCTCCAACCCGGCATCCCACGACCCGACCACCCGCGCATCCACCACAACCAACCAACGAATGATCAGCACCCGAAGCTACGACCCGCCGTTGCAGTACTAACGGCGCAAAACGGCTACAGTCTCCGGATGACCGCTGGAATTATCGTCCCAGGCCGCGGTTACGGCCCGCAGGCGCCGTTGCTCCACCTCGCAGGCGAAGCGCTCACCGATCTCGGCGCCACCATCGAGACCATCACATGGACCGTGCCAGACGGGCTGCTGGACATCGGGCCTGAGCCTTTCGTCAGAGCGCACGTCTCGGCGGCACTGCACCGGCTCGCCGATGCGGAGCCCGGCATGAGACCTGTGATCATCGGCAAGTCGCTCGGAACATACGCCGCCGGTTTGGCGGCTGAGCGGCAACTGCCGGCGATCTGGCTGACGCCACTTCTGTACGACGATGCAGTGACCAAGGCGATCGCCCGTAACCCGGCGCCAGCCCTGCTCGTCGGAGGTACCCGAGATCGGACCTGGGTTTCTGACGCTGCGGCGTGGACGGGCAAGACGGTCCTGTCCATCGAAGGCGCCAACCATGACTTGCGGCCGCCTGGACCGCTGCGGGCTTACACCGAGGCCCTGGGCGCTGTCGGCACGGAGATGGAAAAGTTCCTGTCCCAACTGACCTGACCGCGGGTCATCGGAATCGCAGGGATCGTGGTCGGCATCCTGGGCATCGGCGTAGCCGTTGCACTCGCACGACGCCAGCGAGCCGTCGAGAGGATGCACGCCGAGGCGGCGCTGGCAGACCAGCGTGATCGAGACGCGGCAGCCCGTCGCGAGCGTGTGGAGCAGGCGGCCAAGGTCGGTCGCCGAGACAGCTGGCGCATTCGGTTTGAAAAGATCGACGGGGAGCTCGACCAGTTGGTCGACGTCGCGTCTCGAGTACTCAATCAGGGACCCTGCACGTCGGCTGGCTTCACTGCGCTCGACCTCGAGGACATCCAGATGCGCGCGGAGCGACTCGCCGACTGCGGGATCGACCCCCTGAAGGAACCGTTGTTGGAGCTGGTGACACTGGTGGGTCGGCTGTTGGATGCCGCCATCTCGAGCAGCGCGACGCTCGACGGCTCGGACCTTCGGGCCGCGTACCGCCTCGCCGTGACTCAGGATCGCGTCGCGCACGAGATCCGCCAGCAGGTGAGCGTCACGCGCGAGCTTCTGCACGGCGAGTGGGGCCGCTGAGCAGCTCGCTCCGGCCGGCCCGCAGCTGCGGCCGTGCTGGGAAGGGTGTCAGTCGCAGTACCTGGCCTGGCGCAACGCGTCAGGATCGATGTCTTGGTGCGTCGTGCACCTCGGTGCCGGTCTCCGAATCGCTGGAGTTCTGCGGCCCGTGCGGCGAGCAGCTGGATGCGGAGATGGCCGGACAGATGTTTCCAGACGACCTGCCCTGGGCCGGACACCGCCGCAGCGAGTTGGGCGCCGAGCTCATGAGCCTCGTCGCGTTGATCAGGCGGCTGTCCGGGTTGCCGTTCGACGTGGTCAACGGCCGTCTCAACCAGGCCATGAAGGTCGCCCGGCGAGCCGACGCCGGCGCTGAGCAGTTGTGGGCCGGAATCCGCGCTGCCCGGTTGTGGCTGAGCGCGCTCACCGCATCGCACCGTGACGCATGACTGGGTGCCTGCTTGTGGGTGACGGCGATCGTGGCAACGGTCAACGGTGCCCCCCGTTTACCCCCCGAAAACCCCTGCCAACGGTCCACTGCGTGTCACAAGCGCTGATTAGTCGACGATCACGTCTGTGCAGGTCAACGATGGATTCTGACGATCGATGACAAGTCAGATAGCGTGACGTTCGGTAAGCGTAGGTCGACGGTTCGATTCCGTCAGGCGGCTCGGGGACGACGAAGGGCCTGGTCACACCGCTGACCAGGCCCTTCGCTATGTCTGAGGTCGAGAAATAGTGATCAAGCGCATCGTTTGATCACTATCTGAGGACAAGATTGAGGACGCAGGCCTACCCGGCGGTCTTCCTGACCCGATCCTCGGCAAGATCCGCGGCCGTCGCACTCCTATATGCAGGTTGACGGTATATGACAACCAACGTAGTGTCCGTGTGTGACATCGATGCAGGAGCCGACGTTCTTGATCCTCACCGCGCTGGCGACGGGGCCCAAGCATGGCTACGGGGTGACTCGGGAGGTCGCCGAGCTCTCCGAGGGAGCGGTCACGCTACGGGCCGGCACCCTCTACGGAGCCCTCGACCGTCTCGTTGAGCAGGAACTCGTCGCGGTCGACCGGCAGGAGATCGTCGACGGGCGGTTACGCCGCTACTACCGGCTCACCGACGCCGGTGCTGCCCGGCTCGCCGAGCAGGCCCGCCGGCTGCGTAAACATGTGGCGGCGGCGGAGAGTCGACTGCAGACCCGACCGGACTCGGCGTTCGGTTTCCCCGGCTCGTTCGGTGCTCCCGCATGACCGCCTCAGGGAGGTCATGCGGGAGCAGCGGGCGCATGTCGAGTTGGAACGCTGGTACCGGCGGCTGCTGTGGGCTTATCCGGTCGGTTACCGCCGTGCCCGCGGTCAGGAGATCCTCTCGGTGCTGATGGACTCCGCTGAGCCAGGCCAACGGGTGCCTGCCCGGGCCGATGTGGTGGATCTGTTGCGCGGGGCGGTGCGGCAGTGGTTCCGACTACCAGTCGGCGTGACGGCCGTGATAGCCGCCGTGCTGGCGGCCATGGTCCTGGGTGCTGTGGGAGCGGCGGCGGCCTCTTGGTCGGCGTGGCAGACAGCGGCGGATCTACCGTCCGACACGGTGGCCCTGCAAACCGCCGAGACCGTCGTGGGTGCCCCAATACCTGCACCGGAATTCACCCGATTTGGCAGTCCGTGGATGGTCCTGCCGGAGCGTGAGGTACGCGTGGACTTCCTCTTAGCTTGTGATTAAACCTTTTGTGGCTTGTTGTGATTGGTCGTCGCGTTCTGGTGTTGGGTCTTGCCGACCGGCGGGTGTGGTCTGACGTGCTTGTTCCGGGAGCCTGGCGGGCGTCCTGGGCCTGGTCGGGTGGGTTTCGGTGCGCTGGTCGGCTGGGCGAGTTTCGGGTGGAGGTTCGGAAATCCGCGCCGGACGCGGGCCGGGGTCAGCCGTCCGGTTTTGGTCGGCGGACGCTCCCAGGGACGACGCAGGTCGGTGGCCAGATCGCGGGCCAACCGTAGTTGGGTGTGCGCGGCGATGATCAGCCAGGTCCACCGGTCGGCGGCTCGCGGATCCCGCAGCCGGGGCCGGGTCCATCCGAGGGTCTGCTTGAACAGCCTGAACGTGTGCTCCACATCGAAACGACGCAGGTGCGCCTGCCAGATTCGGTGCACCTCCGACGCGCTCAGCCCGGTCGCGCAGGCCCACAACCACACCGGTTTCGGATTGCGGTCACCGGGCAGCCGGTCCACGCACAGCCGGATGACGGTGCCCTCGATGATCGGTAGCGGTCCCGCATGCTCAGCCCACCCGCCACGGCGGGTCAGCCTCGGGTGGGTTCGGTCCCATGCGTCGGCGAACGCCGTACCGTAGCGGAGGGTCTCGGTGACCGTGGCCACGGCAGGGTCCGGATGATCTTCCGGTTGGTCGAGGTCGAGGACCTCGCCGTGCCGGGCCGGGCGTCCGACCCGCCCCGGCGCCGAAGCCGCGGCGGGTAGGTAGAGCACCCGGTCCGAACGCAGCCGCCCCACGAGATCCACAGGCAGGTCGCGCAGCAGCCAGGCCAGACGGGTCACGTCGTAGCCGGCGTCGAACACGATCAGCACCCTCGGGTCGCCGTCACACCACCGCCCGTGCTCACGAAGCCGGTTGACGACCTCCCGAACCTGCCCGGCGGTCACCTCGGTGGCATCCTCGATCGGCCCTATCCGCACCGCATCCAGCACCGCGGTCCAGGACGAACGCCCAGTCTCCAGCGCGGCGACAAACGAGTACGCCCAGCCCGGGATCATCTGCGCGGCGTTACGGCCACGGCCGTACACGTGACAGAACGAGCGCGCCTCCGCGGTCGCGGCGTCGGGCCGCAACCACGGGCTGACATCGACCGTCAGCACGATCCGGCCGTCGCGGTCACGTGGCAACGGCAGCCCGACCAGCGCCCGCCGCAACCGGTCCACCTCGACAACGCCGCTGTTCACCGCGTCGTACAACGCGCCGTGACCGCGACGATGCTCCGCCGCCAGTGACAACCCGACCAAGCTGGTGACCGGCCCGTCGGTGCACAACACCGAATCCGTGAGCTCGAACAACGCGTCCGCCCGGCGGCGCAGAGACCGGTAGAACTCCTGCTGGAACTCCGACAACTCCCCGAACGCGGCACGCCGACCGGCATCGTTCACACTGATCACCGCAGCCCTTGTTGCGTGATCATGGCTCCTTCGCAAGAACCATGATCACGCAAGGGCTGCCCCCATGATCGACCAGGGTCACATCGACAGACCCGGCAGGTTAAACGACAAGCTTAGGGCAGCGGAACTGGACGGTCGAAGCAGCGCAGGCGCGGCTGCGGGCCGACGGCTGGACAAGTCGCCCCGTCGTGACCTTTCCCTCTCCTGCGTACGAGCGGTGGAAGGCCGTC
The sequence above is a segment of the Micromonospora sp. WMMA1363 genome. Coding sequences within it:
- a CDS encoding BTAD domain-containing putative transcriptional regulator — its product is MLGNLEVWASARRLPALPPRQERFLARLLLSPNTLVSIGALAEALWDGEPPASAERQVQNTASQLRQAWLGAGVAAAKEVLRTARAGYSLDVDLDQIDLYLFRDMVTQASALAEASDLLAAVARLRQALGLWRAPAFAGIDSRAIQGNALLINEERPAVWEHCMRLELQAGLHGRVVTELAALVAEFPFREQLTGLFMTALYRTGRQTDALHAYQKVRTLLNDELGIDPGPELQELHKRILQNDPALLGPAAYETVAAVPPPVLSAAMPPVPRQIPPPDGSFTGRHDALTLLEQHCGQAQVLVVAGAAGMGKTSLVARWAHQAQERFPDGHIFLDLRGHSTDASRSPGGVLAHILESLNLPPQKIPATLERRIALYRSAIADKKALIVLDNAGTIDQVLPAVPPGGGTQLVVTSRNNMAALHTHLAVKGLALEGLSREESRSVLLGATEPASAAASRALERLLDLCGGMPLALRILAARLVAETSLTVEGLAADLSRGGASLDGFAIDGDARSVRSVLANAYATLSADDARLFRLLAVHPGRRMRPELVAALAALPLSVVQRSLDNMIALHLVTETGDRYLTMHDLVRSFAAECLEARAGDDRPDQAVDRLLGWYQSVAAMANGTLRPDRDAFADSTARVETFIEPFAEDVDAISFLEEESENLAPITTVAVRHDIDRAVELIYHLHSYFVRSGFSTADVDAWMRCGADAHRIDRPLVRAHLYHALGGALAVTHDLDAAAGHLRLATEFYEREGHPGGAAGSLLGLGFVYETQGRYRDALTEYERALQLAQAAQNTTLVVHSLNNSADALVALDDIDAGLERLKTGRELAGQGGLRHHEAAILSSIGALFVRKRAYAEALEYLHEGLAMMRRSGFRTAEADTLVRIGHAVLGSGNRTDAVAWFRQAQKVYRQNNDATGEADMARLIGDLADSPQTA
- a CDS encoding MBL fold metallo-hydrolase, which translates into the protein MTGYSGVAPGFRELSALTISKISVGPGDNNCYLLRCRSTGKQLMIDAANEPEVLLDFCDRRLDAVVTTHQHWDHWEHALAAVVDATGATTYTGEPDAPAIAVPTDILLHDGDVITCGAFELRVIRLTGHTPGGVALLFDDPDGHPHLFTGDSLFPGGVGNTFGDPDAFTTLFQDVEGKIFDKLPDDTWVYPGHGADTTLGAERPSLPEWRSRGW
- a CDS encoding NF041680 family putative transposase, whose protein sequence is MISVNDAGRRAAFGELSEFRQEFYRSLRRRADALFELTDSVLCTDGPVTSLVGLSLAAEHRRGHGALYDAVNSGVVEVDRLRRALVGLPLPRDRDGRIVLTVDVSPWLRPDAATAEARSFCHVYGRGRNAAQMIPGWAYSFVAALETGRSSWTAVLDAVRIGPIEDATEVTAGQVREVVNRLREHGRWCDGDPRVLIVFDAGYDVTRLAWLLRDLPVDLVGRLRSDRVLYLPAAASAPGRVGRPARHGEVLDLDQPEDHPDPAVATVTETLRYGTAFADAWDRTHPRLTRRGGWAEHAGPLPIIEGTVIRLCVDRLPGDRNPKPVWLWACATGLSASEVHRIWQAHLRRFDVEHTFRLFKQTLGWTRPRLRDPRAADRWTWLIIAAHTQLRLARDLATDLRRPWERPPTKTGRLTPARVRRGFPNLHPKLAQPTSAPKPTRPGPGRPPGSRNKHVRPHPPVGKTQHQNATTNHNKPQKV
- a CDS encoding IS701 family transposase → MVGSWDAGLEELFFRFAHRFERVEPRRRAWAYVRGLLAPLERRNGWTLAEQAGHVSPDGLQGMLCSAAWDRDAVRDDVRDYVVDQIGDAAGVLIADETGFVKKGRASAGVQRQYSGTAGKTENCQIGTFLCYATPRGRALIDRELYLPKSWTGDRDRCRRSAIPDAVGFATKPQQAQAMLERAVTAGVPFSWFTADEAYGQNPGLRGWLEDRDIAYVMATRRDDRVPSGLHTTTGVDELIGRVRAGAWQRLSCGDGAHGPRRYDWARLPIRRTFAHGRRGWVLARRSITDPGDIAYYVCFGPRGTRLRDLVRVAGSRWSVEESFQTAKNEVGLDQYQVRRYDAWYAHITLAMAAAAFLVVTRALEAAKGAPPQTSAARSR
- a CDS encoding alpha/beta hydrolase gives rise to the protein MTAGIIVPGRGYGPQAPLLHLAGEALTDLGATIETITWTVPDGLLDIGPEPFVRAHVSAALHRLADAEPGMRPVIIGKSLGTYAAGLAAERQLPAIWLTPLLYDDAVTKAIARNPAPALLVGGTRDRTWVSDAAAWTGKTVLSIEGANHDLRPPGPLRAYTEALGAVGTEMEKFLSQLT
- a CDS encoding PadR family transcriptional regulator; the encoded protein is MQEPTFLILTALATGPKHGYGVTREVAELSEGAVTLRAGTLYGALDRLVEQELVAVDRQEIVDGRLRRYYRLTDAGAARLAEQARRLRKHVAAAESRLQTRPDSAFGFPGSFGAPA
- a CDS encoding NF041680 family putative transposase; translated protein: MISVNDAGRRAAFGELSEFQQEFYRSLRRRADALFELTDSVLCTDGPVTSLVGLSLAAEHRRGHGALYDAVNSGVVEVDRLRRALVGLPLPRDRDGRIVLTVDVSPWLRPDAATAEARSFCHVYGRGRNAAQMIPGWAYSFVAALETGRSSWTAVLDAVRIGPIEDATEVTAGQVREVVNRLREHGRWCDGDPRVLIVFDAGYDVTRLAWLLRDLPVDLVGRLRSDRVLYLPAAASAPGRVGRPARHGEVLDLDQPEDHPDPAVATVTETLRYGTAFADAWDRTHPRLTRRGGWAEHAGPLPIIEGTVIRLCVDRLPGDRNPKPVWLWACATGLSASEVHRIWQAHLRRFDVEHTFRLFKQTLGWTRPRLRDPRAADRWTWLIIAAHTQLRLARDLATDLRRPWERPPTKTGRLTPARVRRGFPNLHPKLAQPTSAPKPTRPGPGRPPGSRNKHVRPHPPVGKTQHQNATTNHNKPQKV